Genomic DNA from Buteo buteo chromosome 21, bButBut1.hap1.1, whole genome shotgun sequence:
GGGCCAGGAGAAGTCATGTCTGGCAGCTGGCCCATCTCGTCCGGAGCAGAGATGGAtggtgtttctgcagcaggcagctcccttTTCATCTCTCTTGTCCCAGTGGGACTAAAGAAGTTTCCCTCACTGGCCATCGCCCTGGACAGCCAGGCCTTCTCCTGCCAGTCAGCAAGCAAAGGCCACCTGGCGCTGGCTGGCTCTGAGTGCCAGTGGAACACCCTGAGCTGTTGCTGTGACACCTGTGTTGCAGAGTGGTGACATCACCGTGTGACATCTCGGTGATGCTTGACAGTGGTGCCCTGGCAGAAGGGAGCAGCCAGAGGAGAAATGGCTGAAGAGCACTTGTTGCTTTTCCCTCCCAGAGCCACCAGTGGTGGGACTCCAGAGCGCAGAAGTCAATAAAGCTGCGTTGAAGGGCTGTAGGCAGCGAGAGGACCGTGCTGTGTGCGGTTGCGTCCAGGAGTGGGTCCGCAGGGAGGAGCGGGGACAGCTGCAGCCTTGGGCATCCCAGTGCCCTGTTCAGGAATTTTTCCGGCTGGGCACCTCTGACCCATGCAGAAATGTCCTTATCCTCTTTGTTGTCTTGTCAGTGAGATGGTGTCTGTAAGGAAACACGATCCAAGATATTTGAGGTACCTAATCTGTGCAGTGATGTAAACACAAAGAGTAGCTGCAAGTTATGTAGGAAGAAGCCTCCCCTATGTGTAGGAGAAGGTAGTCCAAAGCACAGGGGAAGTGTTGGACAAAAGGAGGAGGACCATTTATCCAATCCTCAGCTTTTTCAAGTGGTACTAAAAtagtgaagaaaacagcaggaagaaaaacttttcttaaaaagcatagaatcatttaggttgggaaaGACCCTTAAGATGATCAAGTGCAACCCTTAACCTAAGACGGCCAAGTTCACCACTAAACCCTGTCCCCAAGCACTACGtgtacatgtcttttaaatagctCCAGGGCTGGTGACTCAATCAcacccctgggcagcctgttccaaggcctgacaaccctctcggtgaagaaatttttcctaatatccaatgtaaacctcccctggtgcaacttgaggccatttcctcttgcccCATCACTTGTTGCTTGGGAAAAGACATTGACAGCCATTGTTTTTGGGAACCTCCGAGGGGGAGACGCTGGCATGTCCTGTGTGGAGCTGGTGCAAACGCCGCCTCCTCCACGCCAGCAGCGGCTCCCCACACAGGCTGAAGAGCTTGGTGGCTTCCTGAGGGGTGgctttcctccagctcctcaTCCAGGCCCAATGCAGCCAGGACTCTCCTTTTGCATCCCACTCTTGGCTTGCAccttgccagcagctggggatgaTCCCTCTGAAAGTTAGGGCTATAATAGGAgtataaaagctaaaaaaatctaaacctcTCAACTTGATTATTAGGCAAAATGATTAAAGTGCTTGTGGACCTGTCCCTTCTACTTTGATGGGTGAAAGTCTGGTGATTCTATAAAGTCAGTCTGGGCTTCCGCTGTACAAACAGGACAGGACAACTGGAAAAGGTTTATTCATCAACAGTTTATTCTCAACTCCTCTAACCTCTATTTCTTACCGAGTCTATTAAGCTCTATTTGTTAGCAAAGTGATTAGACACTATGAACTGGCTATTGACTCTCTGTGTTCTCTTTAGAAGATGCCGCGCTGGGGTCCCGCGGCGCTGCCTGCATCTgcaaggctggggctgcaggtgcAGGTGGGGCAGTGGCGGACTCTGCGGCTTTGGCCGTGGGGTGGCCTtggcttcagcagagctgaggctgctgccagcatgggCAGTGCAAACCACGGAGCAGCGTGCTGGAAGCCACGTGGGGTTTGGCTGCCTGGTGGTGTTAGAAAGGCGGCGGCCAGAGAGGTGAACCTCTCGATGCCTGCTGCTCTGTCAGGCTCTGGAAGCCTGGGACCAGCTGCCGGTGGAGATGGATGGGCGCTGCTGAGGCCGGGAGGTGCTTCAGCCCGTCGCTTGGTGGGTGTGATCATCACGGGTGGAGACGCCTGCATGTCCCTTGCAGGCTGACCATCTGGGCTTGTGGAGGGGTGCCCTTCATCCACCTCTGGTGCATGCGGGGCTCTCCGTTTGAGGCCAGCTCCCCTCTTGCACTTTTCCAGCAGGTGGGGATGCTCTCTGTTAAAGGCGGGGTTGTAGTAGTAGagtatctgaaaacaaaagcaaaggagaagagtTAGTTGCCACCTTCCCAAGGCTGGAAAACCCCCAGCTACAAGAAGTAAGACTTGGAGTTTCAGAAGACAAGCCTGGATACTGAGAGGGCCTCGGAGGGGTGTTTGGAAACTAAAGCTTAGGCGAAAACGTTATGTGATGGTTCTCTCCAGTCATCGCCACCCCTGTTTTTTTGCTACCGGGGAGCAGAGCGGTGTAGGATTTTCAAAAGCGTAAGAACTAGTATCGAAAGCCAAATGCCACTAGTTTTCAGCAACTGCAGTGTGGCTATGAGCAGGCAGGTAATACTGTGATCCTTAGATGTTGGCATTCAGCAGGTGCCACAGGAAGGTTTCGGATTTGGTACGGCAAGACAGGTAGcaaagacattaaaagaaatgaggttATGCTGAGTCTGTCCTTGCATGTAACGGGTTCAAACTCAGTGGGTATAGCCCAACGGTATTTTATCTGCACTTCTCCGAGGCAGAAAGACTAACTCCAACCTTTCTGAAAACGGcctgagaaggaaatgaaaaacagactgCTCGCTACCAACCCCATCAGCTCTATTGCGAGGCCCGATTTGATGTGAaggcccttcccttccccaagaCTATTGTGCGTGTTAGTTGATGTGCAGAGCAACTGCTGTACCTGGCTGTGAGCAGAAGCTGCGTCTTCTTCTGCCAGGAATTCCGGCAGGGAAGCAGATCTTTCGAAAGCCCGTCGCACTTTGGTGAATCCGTAGAGGTTGAGCTGTCGAAGGAAGCTCTTCATCTTCTGCGTGGCAAAAACCCGCAGAGGTCtttccctgcccagcacctccTCTTTGAAGAGTTTTTCACTGATGGCCACGCATTGTCCACCCTGACTCCACCAAATGGACCGAAACTCGTCGCTTTCCAGCATTTTCCAAAGCTTCTCCGGAAAGGAGAGGGATGAGAATTCATTGGCTTTGCCTGCTCCCTTGGTGGAAACAGGACGGACTCGTTTGGCCTCGTGTCCATCACCGCCAGGTTGGCCATCCCGCTCCTCCTTTATCGCTCGTCCAGCAGCATCACGGGGTTCTCTTCCCCCCTGTCCTGGAGGGCCAGGAGAAGTCATGTCTGGCAGCTGGCCCATCTCGTCCGGAGCAGAGATGGAtggtgtttctgcagcaggcagctcccttTTCATCTCTCTTGTCCCAGTGGGACTAAAGAAGTTTCCCTCACTGGCCATCGCCCTGGACAGCCAGGCCTTCTCCTGCCAGTCAGCAAGCAAAGGCCACCTGGCGCTGGCTGGCTCTGAGTGCCAGTGGAACACCCTGAGCTGTTGCTGTGACACCTGTGTTGCAGAGTGGTGACATCACCGTGTGACATCTCGGTGATGCTTGACAGTGGTGCCCTGGCAGAAGGGAGCAGCCAGAGGAGAAATGGCTGAAGAGCACTTGTTGCTTTTCCCTCCCAGAGCCACCAGTGGTGGGACTCCAGAGCGCAGAAGTCAATAAAGCTGCGTTGAAGGGCTGTAGGCAGCGAGAGGACCGTGCTGTGTGCGGTTGCGTCCAGGAGTGGGTCCGCAGGGAGGAGCGGGGACAGCTGCAGCCTTGGGCATCCCAGTGCCCTGTTCAGGAATTTTTCCGGCTGGGCACCTCTGACCCATGCAGAAGTGTCCTTATCCTCTTTGTTGTCTTGTCAGTGAGATGGTGTCTGTAAGGAAACACGATCCAAGATATTTGAGGTACCTAATCTGTGCAGTGATGTAAACACAAAGAGTAGCTGCAAGTTATGTAGGAAGAAGCCTCCCCTATGTGTAGGAGAAGGTAGTCCAAAGCACAGGGGAAGTGTTGGACAAAAGGAGGAGGACCATTTATCCAATCCTCAGCTTTTTCAAGTGGTACTAAAAtagtgaagaaaacagcaggaagaaaaacttttcttaaaaagcatagaatcatttaggttgggaaaGACCCTTAAGATGATCAAGTGCAACCCTTAACCTAAGACGGCCAAGTTCACCACTAAACCCTGTCCCCAAGCACTACGtgtacatgtcttttaaatagctCCAGGGCTGGTGACTCAATCAcacccctgggcagcctgttccaaggcctgacaaccctctcggtgaagaaatttttcctaatatccaatgtaaacctcccctggtgcaacttgaggccatttcctcttgcccCATCACCTGTTGCTTGGGAAAAGACATTGACAGCCATTGTTTTTGGGAACCTCCGAGGGGGAGACGCCGGCATGTCCTGTGTGGAGCTGGTGCAAACGCCTCCTTCTCCACGCCAGCAGCGGCTCCCCACACAGGCTGAAGAGCTTGGTGGTGGCTTCCTGAGGGGTGgctttcctccagctcctcaTCCAGGCCCAATGCAGCCAGGACTCTCCTTTTGCATCCCACTCTTGGCTTGCAccttgccagcagctggggatgaTCCCTCTGAAAGTTAGGGCTATAATAGGAgtataaaagctaaaaaaatctaaacctcTCAACTTGATTATTAGGCAAAATGATTAAAGTGCTTGTGGACCTGTCCCTTCTACTTTGATGGGTGAAAGTCTGGTGATTCTATAAAGTCAGTCTGGGCTTCCGCTGTACAAACAGGACAGGACAACTGGAAAAGGTTTATTCATCAACAGTTTATTCTCAACTCCTCTAACCTCTATTTCTTACCAAGTCTATTAAGCTCTATTTGTTAGCAAAGTGATTAGACACTATGAACTGGCTATTGACTCTCTGTGTTCTCTTTAGAAGATGCCGCGCTGGGGTCCCGCGGCGCTGCCTGCATCTgcaaggctggggctgcaggtgcAGGTGGGGCAGTGGCGGACTCTGCGGCTTTGGCCGTGGGGTGGCCTtggcttcagcagagctgaggctgctgccagcatgggCAGTGCAAACCACGGAGCAGCGTGCTGGAAGCCACGTGGGGTTTGGCTGCCTGGTGGTGTTAGAAAGGCGGCGGCCAGAGAGGTGAACCTCTCGATGCCTGCTGCTCTGTCAGGCTCTGGAAGCCTGGGACCAGCTGCCGGTGGAGATGGATGGGCGCTGCTGAGGCCGGGAGGTGCTTCAGCCCGTCGCTTGGTGGGTGTGATCATCACGGGTGGAGACGCCTGCATGTCCCTTGCAGGCTGACCATCTGGGCTTGTGGAGGGGTGCCCTTCATCCACCTCTGGTGCATGCGGGGCTCTCCGTTTGAGGCCAGCTCCCCTCTTGCACTTTTCCAGCAGGTGGGGATGCTCTCTGTTAAAGGCGGGGTTGTAGTAGTAGagtatctgaaaacaaaagcaaaggagaagagtTAGTTGCCACCTTCCCAAGGCTGGAAAACCCCCAGCTACAAGAAGTAAGACTTGGAGTTTCAGAAGACAAGCCTGGATACTGAGAGGGCCTCGGAGGGGTGTTTGGAAACTAAAGCTTAGGCGAAAACGTTATGTGATGGTTCTCTCCAGTCATCGCCACCCCTGTTTTTTTGCTACCGGGGAGCAGAGCGGTGTAGGATTTTCAAAAGCGTAAGAACTAGTATCGAAAGCCAAATGCCACTAGTTTTCAGCAACTGCAGTGTGGCTATGAGCAGGCAGGTAATACTGTGATCCTTAGATGTTGGCATTCAGCAGGTGCCACAGGAAGGTTTCGGATTTGGTACGGCAAGACAGGTAGcaaagacattaaaagaaatgaggttATGCTGAGTCTGTCCTTGCATGTAACGGGTTCAAACTCAGTGGGTATAGCCCAACGGTATTTTATCTGCACTTCTCCGAGGCAGAAAGACTAACTCCAACCTTTCTGAAAACGGcctgagaaggaaatgaaaaacagactgCTCGCTACCAACCCCATCAGCTCTATTGCGAGGCCCGATTTGATGTGAaggcccttcccttccccaagaCTATTGTGCGTGTTAGTTGATGTGCAGAGCAACTGCTGTACCTGGCTGTGAGCAGAAGCTGCGTCTTCTTCTGCCAGGAATTCCGGCAGGGAAGCAGATCTTTCGAAAGCCCGTCGCACTTTGGTGAATCCGTAGAGGTTGAGCTGTCGAAGGAAGCTCTTCATCTTCTGCGTGGCAAAAACCCGCAGAGGTCtttccctgcccagcacctccTCTTTGAAGAGTTTTTCACTGATGGCCACGCATTGTCCACCCTGACTCCACCAAATGGACCGAAACTCGTCGCTTTCCAGCATTTTCCAAAGCTTCTCCGGAAAGGAGAGGGATGAGAATTCATTGGCTTTGCCTGCTCCCTTGGTGGAAACAGGACGGACTCGTTTGGCCTCGTGTCCATCACCGCCAGGTTGGCCATCCCGCTCCTCCTTTATCGCTCGTCCGGCAGCATCACGGGGTTCTCTTCCCCCCTGTCCTGGAGGGCCAGGAGAAGTCATGTCTGGCAGCTGGCCCATCTCGTCCGGAGCAGAGATGGAtggtgtttctgcagcaggcagctcccttTTCATCTCTCTTGTCCCAGTGGGACTAAAGAAGTTTCCCTCACTGGCCATCGCCCTGGACAGCCAGGCCTTCTCCTGCCAGTCAGCAAGCAAAGGCCACCTGGCGCTGGCTGGCTCTGAGTGCCAGTGGAACACCCTGAGCTGTTGCTGTGACACCTGTGTTGCAGAGTGGTGACATCACCGTGTGACATCTCGGTGATGCTTGACAGTGGTGCCCTGGCAGAAGGGAGCAGCCAGAGGAGAAATGGCTGAAGAGCACTTGTTGCTTTTCCCTCCCAGAGCCACCAGTGGTGGGACTCCAGAGCGCAGAAGTCAATAAAGCTGCGTTGAAGGGCTGTAGGCAGCGAGAGGACCGTGCTGTGTGCGGTTGCGTCCAGGAGTGGGTCCGCAGGGAGGAGCGGGGACAGCTGCAGCCTTGGGCATCCCAGTGCCCTGTTCAGGAATTTTTCCGGCTGGGCACCTCTGACCCATGCAGAAATGTCCTTATCCTCTTTGTTGTCTTGTCAGTGAGATGGTGTCTGTAAGGAAACACGATCCAAGATATTTGAGGTACCTAATCTGTGCAGTGA
This window encodes:
- the LOC142042911 gene encoding uncharacterized protein LOC142042911 is translated as MASEGNFFSPTGTREMKRELPAAETPSISAPDEMGQLPDMTSPGPPGQGGREPRDAAGRAIKEERDGQPGGDGHEAKRVRPVSTKGAGKANEFSSLSFPEKLWKMLESDEFRSIWWSQGGQCVAISEKLFKEEVLGRERPLRVFATQKMKSFLRQLNLYGFTKVRRAFERSASLPEFLAEEDAASAHSQILYYYNPAFNREHPHLLEKCKRGAGLKRRAPHAPEVDEGHPSTSPDGQPARDMQASPPVMITPTKRRAEAPPGLSSAHPSPPAAGPRLPEPDRAAGIERFTSLAAAFLTPPGSQTPRGFQHAAPWFALPMLAAASALLKPRPPHGQSRRVRHCPTCTCSPSLADAGSAAGPQRGIF
- the LOC142042912 gene encoding uncharacterized protein LOC142042912 — encoded protein: MASEGNFFSPTGTREMKRELPAAETPSISAPDEMGQLPDMTSPGPPGQGGREPRDAAGRAIKEERDGQPGGDGHEAKRVRPVSTKGAGKANEFSSLSFPEKLWKMLESDEFRSIWWSQGGQCVAISEKLFKEEVLGRERPLRVFATQKMKSFLRQLNLYGFTKVRRAFERSASLPEFLAEEDAASAHSQILYYYNPAFNREHPHLLEKCKRGAGLKRRAPHAPEVDEGHPSTSPDGQPARDMQASPPVMITPTKRRAEAPPGLSSAHPSPPAAGPRLPEPDRAAGIERFTSLAAAFLTPPGSQTPRGFQHAAPWFALPMLAAASALLKPRPPHGQSRRVRHCPTCTCSPSLADAGSAAGPQRGIF